Proteins found in one Litoribacterium kuwaitense genomic segment:
- a CDS encoding lasso peptide biosynthesis B2 protein: MKSILESIYMFGLRNLIFLNYLITGAKPLFKLIRSLNVEDKICILNGYINLAFVESYLSMNNRGLEKLVEYCNKFSNKTSSIDSTKIDINKQLLIDQIFWGVQQSTACFPNSKCLEEAFSQFIILRKKGIAAEMVIGINNPLKVGLDAHAWIEINGNIVDGMFLTSSVYKPIIRVPNI; this comes from the coding sequence TATTTTAGAATCCATTTATATGTTTGGTTTAAGGAACTTAATATTTCTCAATTACTTAATTACTGGTGCTAAGCCTTTATTTAAGTTAATACGCTCTCTAAATGTTGAAGATAAAATATGCATATTAAACGGCTATATAAATTTAGCCTTTGTGGAAAGTTATCTAAGTATGAATAATAGAGGACTTGAAAAACTTGTAGAGTATTGCAATAAGTTTAGTAATAAAACATCTAGTATCGATTCAACTAAAATAGATATAAATAAGCAGTTATTAATAGATCAAATTTTTTGGGGAGTACAACAGTCAACAGCTTGTTTTCCAAATTCCAAATGTTTAGAGGAAGCTTTTTCTCAATTTATTATTTTAAGGAAAAAGGGAATCGCAGCAGAGATGGTAATAGGTATTAATAATCCATTAAAGGTAGGGTTGGATGCACATGCTTGGATAGAAATTAATGGGAATATTGTAGATGGGATGTTCCTTACTAGTTCTGTGTATAAACCTATAATACGTGTACCAAATATTTGA